The Desulfonispora thiosulfatigenes DSM 11270 genomic sequence CAACTTCTTTATTTAAATCTTTAAGATTCACTTTTAGATTACCTCCTTATTCTTTACTCGCTAATTTATTGAAAATTTCTTGATCTCCATCAATTAGCTTTAATGCTAGCCATCGTAAGTTCTCTTTCTCTCCATAAACTGAACGCATCTTAGGTACTAAGCTATTAATTATTTCTTCAATATCTTCATCGTATTTAACTAGCTGAGGATTAGTTATTGCTTTGCCTTGAACCATTTGGGCTATTTTATCTTTTAATTCCAGTAGCCCAAATCCATCTCTAGCTACCGTTGGAATTACAGGTACACCCAGCTTATCTTGTAACATTGGTATATTTATGTTGATTTTTTTACGTTTGGCTTCGTCTAATAAATTTAGACAAATAATAACTTTTGGGGTTATCTCCATTATCTGGTATGCAAGATTTAAATTTCGTTCTAACACAGTAGCATCAACAACTACTACAGTAACGTCTGGACTTCCAAAATAAAGAAAGTCTCGTGCAACTTCTTCTTCAGAGGAATTAGCTAATAAAGAATAAGTACCAGGTAAATCAACTAACTTATAATTAATATTTTGATGACTATACATTCCTTGGGCTTGTAGTACAGTTTTACCCGGCCAATTTCCCGTGTGCTGATTTAAACCTGTAAGTGCGTTAAAAACAGTGCTTTTTCCGGTATTAGGATTTCCGGCTAAAGCAATTACAGGCTGATTAGAACTAACATCAACATTAAATTTCTCCTGCAAAATATTTAAACCCGTGGAACTTTTAGTTAATCCCATTCTCATTTTCCTCCTTAATGATGATATTAATAAACTGAGCCTCTTCTTTTCTAAGGGCTATCATTGTACCCCTTATTAAATATAAGGTGGGATCCCCTAAAGGACTTCTACGCATAACCTTTACCCTTGTTCCTTCAACTAATCCAATATCTAAAAGCCTTCTACGAACAGTATCCTTGGCCTCTAGCTTTTCTACAAAACCTTCTTCTCCTATACTTAAATCCGTTAATTTCAAGTTTATCCCTCCTAGAAAGTGTTGGTGGCGTCTAACTTTTATTGATAAAGTTTATATTCTAAAGTATGAAAATAAAAACAATCGGTGACATAAAAACTCTATTTTTAGACATAAAAAAACTGCATACCTAAGTATGCAGTGGGTTACTATTCTATATCTAATTCCGGCATCATTTCTGCTGTAATTATTTTAGAGTGGTCTAAAAGAATAATTAAACGATCGTCATTTTTTATAATCCCTTTGACACAATGTTCTTTCTCTTGTTCATCTAATTTAGGTGGATTTTCAATATTTGCATCATCTATAGTTAATACTTCGTTTACATAGTCTGTTTTTATAGCAATAGGTTTGTTTTTAATAAATTCTAATACTATTAATCTAGCTGAATCATCTTGATCCTTGATATCAAAATTGAATTTCTTGGCTAAATCAATAACTGGTATTATCCTGCCTCTAAAGTTTACAACCCCTTCAATATAGTCTGGCATATTCGGAATCTTGGTAGTTTCCTGTAAACTCACAATTTCTTGTATATACTGTATATCTAAAGCATATTGTTCTTTTCCTAAGCCAAATACTACAATTTGCATAATTCTACCCCCTAAAATAATTATAAAACATCTTATTTTTTCAACCATTAAAATATTACTTTAGTTTATTATTATTCTTTATTTCTGCTAGCATTTCCTCCATATTTTTCATACTAGCATGTATTTGCGATATTTTCTTTGGAAATACGAATATCACATTATATAAGACCCAGACAAAGCCTACGAGTAAAATAATATTTAAAAAGGCAAAAATAAATTGAAAAAAATCAAATCCTACAGGCGTATGCATTTTAAGACCTCCAAAAATTTTGCTTTCCTATACATATATTACAAGTAGATGTAAACAATAGCAATAGGAGGTGTTTTTGATGTTAAAACTAACACAAAAAGAAAAAATGCTATTGGAAGATCAAAAGAAGCACGAGGAACTATGTATTGAAAAATACACTACTTATGCTAACAATGCTCAGTGTCCACAACTTAAGCAATTATTTCAGTCTCATGCTCAATCAGAACAACAACATCTGGATACGATTAATCAACTATTAAATGGAACAATTCCTCAAGTAGGGCAAGGTCAGAGCGGACAAAGTAATCAAAGCCAAGGACAGCAAAGTTCTGGGGGCAGTCAAAGTATGAATTCTAGTCAATCAAGTCAAAGCATGCAGTCTAATCAAGCAAGTCAACAAGGACAAAATAGCCAAGCTTCAATGAACGCTAGAGTAAATTCATCTTTCATGGGTTCACAAAATAATGCGGGCTCTATGAGCTCTAAAAACAGCAACGCTTCAATGAGTGCTCAAAATAGCGGATCTAATAATTCTTATAATGCTAATGATGCTAGCTTATGTAATGATATGCTCGTAACCGAAAAATATATCTCTAATGCTTATGATACAGCAATTTTTGAAAATACTAATTCGCAAGTAAGACAGGTATTAAATCATATCCAAAAAGAAGAACAACAACATGGTGAAGATATTTTTAACTATATGAACAGTAATGGGATGTATAATCCTCAGTAATAAGATTTATAATTATATTTTTAGAAAGAAGGTTGCCTCATAAACTGAGGCAACTTCTTTTAAATTATTTCCTTAGGGTGCAACAGTAGGACAACTTGGTAATCTAAATATTACGCGGAATCTCGCAACTCTTGAATCAGGATCTAGAGCATCAGGGCATATATCTCTAAGATCGGCAAAAACTCGAGCTGGTACCACAGTACAATCTCCACTAGCCAAGCTAGTATTAAGTGCATCACATACGGCTTGGGCTTCTTCTCTAGTTAATCTGATGCAAATAGGATTGTCAACACACACTGAACCTTGACAGCTTATAGCTACTCGTTTATCACCATCAGGAACTGTTCCATCTGCGGTAGCTTGACCTCCACAGGCACTTGTTTGTAAAAGTTTACTAGCTATATAGGGAATACAACCCACGATTCTAACCTGATACACATCTAAATCCCCTAAAGGAGGACATCCTAAAGCATCATCAATATCTACCGTACATTCTCTTACCACACAACTTAAACAACTAACATCATATACAAGTCTTTCAGAATCTGCAACTAAGTTACCAGTAAAAGGAGCAGGTATCGTAGTAAAGCAACAAGTTCCTACCCTTCGTTCACAAGGATCACAAGCTACTTCTGCTTGTTGTGGTTGAACTGGACAATTAGTTTCTTGTTTAATAGATTGAGAACTATCCATATCGTCCGTATCATCCATTAAATCTAAATCATCAAAATCGTCGAAATCGTCTTTATACTTATTTGCCATTTTTAAACCCCCAGTATTTTTTTATAAGCTAAAACTAAAATTCTTAATTTTAACTTATAATTTATACTATGAAGGCTTATGACAAATAGTTTGTGTTAAATACAAATTCTAAATTATTTCCACAAAATTTTCCATCTTTCAAATCTTAAATTTTGTTTTACTACCTTCAGGGCTTGGAAAAACCTCTAGTTTAGCCCTTATTCGCTCTTTGAATTCTGGTACATGAGATATTATTCCTACCATTCTGCCTGACTTTTGGAGATCTAGTAAAGTTTCAATGGCACCTTCTAAAGATTCAGGATCTAAAGTTCCAAAACCCTCATCAATAAAAATTGTATCCAGACTAATCCCTCCAGAATAAGATTGCACAACATCAGCAAGTCCTAGGGCTAGTGCTAACGATGTTTTAAAACCTTCTCCCCCAGATAGAGTTTTAACATGCCGTGATTTACCAGTATAATTATCAAATACTTCTAATTCTAAACCACTTTGCGCATTATATTTAGCCTTTTCATCAGTTCTACTTAATTCATAACGGTTTTCAGTCATTTTTAACAGTCTAAGATTAGCTACCCCGATAATTTCTTCAAAAAAAGCGGCTAAAACATATCTTTCAAAGGTTAATCTTTCAGAATTATTTCCCCTTGCTATTTCAGCTAAATCACCAAATATAGCATATTTTGCATTTTCTGAATTTATCTTTTTTGTAAGTTCCAGACAACTTTTTAAGATTTCTGTATTTTTATCGATTCTCGCAAAAAGATAAGTTATTTTTTGTAGTATATTTTTTTCTTCTTGTTTTATTTCTTGATACTTTAGTTCTAAAGCATTTATATCTTCCACTTTTAACCCTTGTAACTCAGTTTCAAGGATCTCATATTGGTTAGTTACTACTTTTAAATTTTCATGATATTCACGTATCTCTTTTTCT encodes the following:
- a CDS encoding FeoA family protein translates to MKLTDLSIGEEGFVEKLEAKDTVRRRLLDIGLVEGTRVKVMRRSPLGDPTLYLIRGTMIALRKEEAQFINIIIKEENENGIN
- a CDS encoding chemotaxis protein CheW; the encoded protein is MQIVVFGLGKEQYALDIQYIQEIVSLQETTKIPNMPDYIEGVVNFRGRIIPVIDLAKKFNFDIKDQDDSARLIVLEFIKNKPIAIKTDYVNEVLTIDDANIENPPKLDEQEKEHCVKGIIKNDDRLIILLDHSKIITAEMMPELDIE
- a CDS encoding spore coat protein is translated as MLKLTQKEKMLLEDQKKHEELCIEKYTTYANNAQCPQLKQLFQSHAQSEQQHLDTINQLLNGTIPQVGQGQSGQSNQSQGQQSSGGSQSMNSSQSSQSMQSNQASQQGQNSQASMNARVNSSFMGSQNNAGSMSSKNSNASMSAQNSGSNNSYNANDASLCNDMLVTEKYISNAYDTAIFENTNSQVRQVLNHIQKEEQQHGEDIFNYMNSNGMYNPQ